A region of the Bacillus solimangrovi genome:
GACACCTTCTCCTAGGTGCCTAAGATCCAACTTACCACTTTTCGTTAACTCATTTTGCGAAAACCAATAACTTGTCCCACCTAATGTAGCTGAAACAAATAAGATTAATAACGCTGTAATCGTGATGATTTGGGCAAACAAACTTTTCTTCAACATATACCTCACCCTTATTTGATTTTCTATTAGTCACTGTATCTTAACATATTCTATTATTAAATATTACCTATATATTTAAAAATTTCCTAACAATCTGTTCATCAAAAAAGATTATCAAATAGATAGTTTTTTCTACACAAATAAATAACAAAAAACAGCAGAAGATGAACTCGATCATTCGAATTATAATAGTTTTATCTACTCTTCAACATCTTTTCTTAACTTCCTTTACGCATGAGTTCCTAGCATATCAGCAACCATTATTCTCCTTTGAAACAGATGAACACTCACCAATATAGAAAAGAAGAACGCTATCATTGTTATCTACTTTTGCGTTTCTCTTTTCTAGCTTTTTCTTTACTTCGCTCATGAAACTGTAGCATGTTTCTGTTGATTCAAATAATGCACGATGCAAAAGCGATTTTTACATATAATTTCCTATAATGCCAACAAAAAATCCAACAAAATGTAAAGATCCCTTTACATTTTGTTGGATTTTTTATAATATATGTGTAAAGATATCTTTACTTATATTTTGAGGAGAAATGTTAATGAGGGTAGTAAATCATATTAAGGAAATACGACAAAAGAAGGGTATAACTCAAGTTAAAATGTCTGAGGATCTTCAAGTTACACGTCAAACTATAAATGCGATTGAAAAAAATAAGTATAACCCCAGTTTGGAGTTGGCGTTAAAAATAGTTAAATATTTTGATATGCCAATTGAGAAAGTTTTTTATCTTATGAAGGAAGAGGAGAATAAACTATGAAAAATCAGAAATCACAAGGTTTTTTGTGGAAAATTATTTTCGCAACTATAGTGGCATTGGGTTTTGGTAGCCTAGGTATGATAAAAGGTGAATTTAACTACAGAATAGTAATTATAATATTAGTAACAACAACTACGTCCTTTCTTTTTTCTATGTGGAGGGAAAAAAGAAATGGAAATGCACCAGAATATGATGAGCGATCTGTAATGCTCTTGCAACGTTATTTTACGTTTGTACTTTATTTTCTTCTCTTAGGAAGTTTGCTTGTTTTGATAATATTAAATTATATGGGTATTCAATATATTCAATTTGAAACAGGTATGCTAATTTTATATTTAGTGTTGTTGCTTTTATTAATAATCATAGGGCTATTAATAGTAAAACGAATCTGAGAAGTCAATTTTAAATATAGTACAATTTTCATTCTACAAAATAGCGCTTTTCAGCAGCATTACTGAAAAGCGCTATATTTATACGTATTTTACCATCCTACTAAACAACAAGATAATCTAATATTATCATGAAACTTAATGTAAATTTTTTATGTAGATTAGCTATAACATGTTTCAACGAATTAAGTTCGTATTCACTCAATATTTTTCGACTCAATATTTTTCGACTCAATCTCCAGACTTAATTCATCAATTTCTAAATTCCATTTATCCTTTGTACTATACAAAATCTCCATTATAAAACTTGAAAAAGCATCTTGATTGATACGTATTTCTTCCTCTAGTTTTTTCACTTCTTCTTTCAATTTCTCGACTATTTCTACTTTCTCTTCGATTGATAGATATTGATAAATTCTCCTCACTTAAGCAACCCCATTTCCTCAATATGATTTATAAAATTTTTTAGTACTTACTATCCACTAATTTGATTCCATTATATACCATCAAACTAGCTACATCTAACATCTTTTACTAGTTTACACCCACAAAGAAAAGCATCTAGTATCAACTAGACGCTTTCTTATACAATCTCAACTTGATTTTTGTTTGTTCGGTTTTATGTACAAACCAAGCTCTTCCTTCTCCTGAGTTAAGGACTTGTACAACGAAATCATCATGAGTGCCATAATGACGGAGAATGGCAAGGCTGCTACGATAAGTGCATTTTGCAATGCTTGCAATCCACCACTGTACATAAGAATTAAGGCAATAGTAGATTGAGCAAGACCCCATGTCAATTTCACATAGTTTGGTGGCGTTAATGAACCATATGTCGTTTGCATTCCTAGTACAAATGTTGCTGAGTCAGCTGAAGTAATAAAGAATGTTCCGATTAACACAATCGCAATTATCGATAAGAACGTCGACCAATCAAACCCGTTAAATACAGCAAACAGAACTTCTTCAGTCTTAAGTGCCGTTAAATCAGTACCCGCTTGTTGAATTTCAATTGCTGATGTACCGAATGTTGCAAACCAAATGAAACTCACTAATGCAGGCAATAGTAATACACCGATTAAAAATTCACGAATCGTTCTTCCACGCGAAACACGTGCGATGAAGATACCGACGAATGGAGCCCACGAAATCCACCATGCCCAATAGAAAATGGTCCAGCCATTAATCCAAGAGCGATGTTCCTCATTTAATGGCGCAATTCTAAAGCTCATTGCAACAATGTTTTGAATATATGCACCAATTGTATCGGTAAACATATTTAAAATTAATAATGTTGGCCCAATAAAAAACATTAATACTAAAAGCACAACAGCCAATACCATATTAACGTTTGATAAGTACTTAATCCCTTTACCTATACCAGACCAAGCTGAAATCATAAATAAAATGGTTACAACCGCAATAATGAAGAATTGTACGGTAAAGTTATTTGGAATTCCAAATAAATATGAAAGCCCTCCATTAATTTGAGCAGCACCAAATCCAAGGGTTGTCGCTACACCTACTACAGTTGCGAATACTGCAAGAACGTCAATAACTGTTCCTAAAGATCCTTTAACCTTGTCCCCGAAAATTGGTTTCAACGTAGCTGAAATTAGACCAGGCTCTCCCTTACGGAACTTGAAATAAGCCAACGCTAAAGCAACAATTGCATAGATTGCCCATGCGTGAATGCCCCAATGAAAGAATGTATACCTCATCGATTCCTTAATTGCTTCATTCGTTCCCGCTTCAGCTAGTGGTGGACTCATAAAGTGTGAAAGTGGTTCAGCTGCCCCCCAGAATACGAGACCAATCCCCATTCCTGCACTAAATAACATCGCAAACCATGATCCATTTGAGTATTCAGGTTTTTCATTCGGTTTCC
Encoded here:
- a CDS encoding helix-turn-helix transcriptional regulator, whose amino-acid sequence is MRVVNHIKEIRQKKGITQVKMSEDLQVTRQTINAIEKNKYNPSLELALKIVKYFDMPIEKVFYLMKEEENKL
- a CDS encoding glycine betaine uptake BCCT transporter; protein product: MKNISNVFWINVLLVAAAVIYGVLAPASFETVTANMQAFITSTFGWYYLILVTLILIFCVFLIFSPIGSIRLGKPNEKPEYSNGSWFAMLFSAGMGIGLVFWGAAEPLSHFMSPPLAEAGTNEAIKESMRYTFFHWGIHAWAIYAIVALALAYFKFRKGEPGLISATLKPIFGDKVKGSLGTVIDVLAVFATVVGVATTLGFGAAQINGGLSYLFGIPNNFTVQFFIIAVVTILFMISAWSGIGKGIKYLSNVNMVLAVVLLVLMFFIGPTLLILNMFTDTIGAYIQNIVAMSFRIAPLNEEHRSWINGWTIFYWAWWISWAPFVGIFIARVSRGRTIREFLIGVLLLPALVSFIWFATFGTSAIEIQQAGTDLTALKTEEVLFAVFNGFDWSTFLSIIAIVLIGTFFITSADSATFVLGMQTTYGSLTPPNYVKLTWGLAQSTIALILMYSGGLQALQNALIVAALPFSVIMALMMISLYKSLTQEKEELGLYIKPNKQKSS